One genomic segment of Paenibacillus sp. FSL H8-0332 includes these proteins:
- a CDS encoding glycosyltransferase family 2 protein, translating to MPTISLCMIVRNEENSLGRCLSSVADLMDELVIVDTGSTDRTKEIAAEYGANIYDFEWIDDFAAARNHAFAQATSEYILWLDADDVIEEIDRERFKALKATMTSEYHAVSMSYILITDEHGKSLYSFRRNRLIRRDCGFRWIGAVHEYIEVTPPVLESDVCVTHKKDKEYTQRNLDIFRKMIAEGRPFTARDRIYYSNELYDHGFYPEAVENYERFLSDGEGWVEDNIQACLRLSDSHAALGQKQEQLLSMCRTFDYDLPRPETCCKIGFYFMELQQYEQAVYWFKIAVSLPKVSEPGTEAYSAGTWLPNLQLCVCYDKLGDHRYADYCNEVSFAHYPANPSAIYNRDYYTNLLGDNHVEFNCPAPEEQKELVQ from the coding sequence GATTGTACGCAATGAAGAGAATAGCCTGGGGCGATGCCTGTCATCCGTCGCGGATCTTATGGATGAACTCGTCATCGTGGACACCGGCTCAACAGACCGTACCAAAGAGATTGCAGCCGAGTATGGCGCAAATATCTATGATTTTGAATGGATCGATGATTTCGCAGCCGCCCGCAATCATGCATTCGCTCAAGCGACCAGTGAATATATACTGTGGCTGGATGCAGATGATGTCATTGAGGAGATTGACAGGGAGCGGTTCAAGGCTCTGAAAGCCACGATGACTTCCGAATATCATGCAGTATCCATGTCTTATATTCTCATAACGGATGAGCATGGGAAGTCGCTCTACAGCTTCAGGCGTAACCGTCTAATTAGACGTGATTGCGGGTTCAGGTGGATAGGAGCTGTTCATGAATATATAGAGGTCACACCGCCTGTACTTGAGAGCGATGTATGCGTTACGCATAAGAAAGACAAGGAATACACACAGCGTAACCTTGATATCTTCCGCAAAATGATAGCCGAGGGCAGACCTTTTACCGCCAGAGACCGGATCTACTACTCTAATGAGTTATACGATCATGGTTTCTATCCTGAGGCGGTGGAGAACTATGAGCGCTTCTTGTCAGACGGCGAAGGCTGGGTAGAGGATAATATTCAGGCCTGTCTGAGGTTGTCGGACAGTCATGCGGCGCTGGGACAGAAGCAGGAGCAGCTGCTGTCCATGTGCCGCACCTTCGACTATGATCTCCCGCGTCCGGAAACCTGCTGTAAGATAGGTTTTTACTTCATGGAATTACAGCAATACGAACAGGCGGTGTACTGGTTCAAGATTGCGGTGTCCCTCCCTAAGGTCAGTGAACCGGGAACAGAGGCTTATTCCGCCGGTACATGGCTCCCGAATCTGCAGCTCTGTGTCTGCTACGATAAGCTTGGGGACCACCGGTACGCCGACTACTGCAATGAAGTTTCTTTCGCACACTATCCGGCTAATCCCAGTGCGATATACAACCGCGATTATTATACGAACCTGCTCGGAGACAATCATGTCGAGTTTAATTGCCCTGCACCTGAAGAACAAAAGGAGTTGGTCCAGTGA